One Cellulomonas sp. Y8 DNA segment encodes these proteins:
- the rho gene encoding transcription termination factor Rho, which produces MTDTIEPAVSSASGGSARGGAVSAMRMPELQALAAELGVTGTSRMRKSDLVDAIQAKRAGGGERPAGRTRRAATRDAGRPDTAAAAETTAPAAAPAEVAPAASGAPAESAPRGQRRRPARDESAAADTAAPAAEPTEARGRTVDVLAGLEAVERSLDSRQQADDRAARAADAVGTVTGERRSRRAGRGAGAPTVDVTLPEGPTSAGDRGERGDRAERGDRAERGDRREQPEGQRQRQQQPQQDQPRRVGQNPAEQGHPQDGQDGQDDDERGGRRRRSRDRYRDRDGRKRGRGQRGGVGDLPYEEVEIAEDDVLVPVAGILDVLESYAFVRTSGYLPGPNDVYLPLAQVRKAGLRRGDAITGAVRAPRDGEQQGQGGAGRPNKANALVRLDTVNGMAPEQARTRPEFTKLTPLYPQDRLRLENESNHLTPRVIDIVAPIGKGQRGLIVAPPKAGKTIIMQQIANAITANNPEVHLMVVLVDERPEEVTDMERTVKGEVIASTFDRPASDHTMVAELAIERAKRLVELGQDVVVLLDSLTRLSRAYNLAAPASGRILSGGVDASALYPPKRFFGAARNIEHGGSLTILASALVETGSKMDEVIFEEFKGTGNMELRLSRSLADKRIFPAVDVNASGTRREEILIAPDELKIIWKLRRVMGALDQQQAIELLLGKLRDTKSNVEFLLQVQKTTPAQNGHGHHDESQQRAIV; this is translated from the coding sequence GTGACAGACACCATCGAGCCGGCCGTGAGCAGCGCCTCCGGCGGCTCCGCCCGTGGTGGCGCCGTGTCCGCCATGCGCATGCCGGAGCTCCAGGCCCTGGCGGCCGAGCTCGGCGTGACCGGGACCTCCCGGATGCGCAAGAGCGACCTGGTCGACGCCATCCAGGCCAAGCGCGCCGGTGGCGGCGAGCGCCCGGCCGGGCGCACCCGCCGCGCGGCGACGCGCGACGCCGGCCGGCCGGACACCGCGGCCGCCGCCGAGACCACGGCGCCGGCCGCCGCCCCGGCCGAGGTCGCCCCGGCGGCGTCCGGTGCGCCCGCCGAGAGCGCGCCCCGGGGCCAGCGCCGCCGCCCGGCGCGGGACGAGTCCGCCGCGGCCGACACCGCCGCCCCGGCCGCCGAGCCGACCGAGGCCCGCGGCCGCACCGTCGACGTCCTCGCCGGCCTCGAGGCCGTCGAGCGCTCGCTCGACTCCCGCCAGCAGGCCGACGACCGCGCCGCGCGCGCGGCCGACGCCGTCGGCACCGTCACCGGCGAGCGCCGGTCCCGCCGTGCGGGTCGCGGCGCCGGTGCGCCGACCGTCGACGTGACGCTGCCCGAGGGCCCGACCTCCGCGGGCGACCGCGGGGAGCGCGGCGACCGGGCCGAGCGTGGCGACCGGGCCGAGCGCGGCGACCGCCGCGAGCAGCCCGAGGGCCAGCGCCAGCGCCAGCAGCAGCCGCAGCAGGACCAGCCGCGCCGCGTCGGCCAGAACCCGGCCGAGCAGGGTCACCCGCAGGACGGCCAGGACGGCCAGGACGACGACGAGCGCGGCGGCCGCCGCCGGCGCTCGCGCGACCGGTACCGCGACCGCGACGGCCGCAAGCGCGGTCGCGGCCAGCGCGGCGGCGTCGGCGACCTCCCGTACGAGGAGGTGGAGATCGCCGAGGACGACGTGCTCGTCCCGGTGGCGGGCATCCTCGACGTGCTGGAGTCGTACGCGTTCGTGCGCACCAGCGGCTACCTGCCCGGCCCGAACGACGTGTACCTGCCGCTCGCGCAGGTCCGCAAGGCCGGCCTCCGCCGCGGCGACGCCATCACCGGCGCCGTGCGCGCGCCCCGCGACGGCGAGCAGCAGGGCCAGGGCGGTGCGGGCCGGCCGAACAAGGCCAACGCGCTCGTCCGCCTGGACACGGTGAACGGGATGGCGCCCGAGCAGGCGCGCACCCGCCCCGAGTTCACCAAGCTGACGCCGCTGTACCCGCAGGACCGGCTGCGCCTCGAGAACGAGTCGAACCACCTGACGCCGCGGGTCATCGACATCGTCGCCCCGATCGGCAAGGGCCAGCGCGGCCTCATCGTCGCGCCGCCCAAGGCCGGCAAGACGATCATCATGCAGCAGATCGCCAACGCGATCACCGCGAACAACCCCGAGGTCCACCTCATGGTCGTGCTCGTCGACGAGCGCCCCGAGGAGGTCACGGACATGGAGCGGACCGTGAAGGGCGAGGTCATCGCCTCGACCTTCGACCGCCCCGCCTCGGACCACACGATGGTCGCCGAGCTGGCGATCGAGCGCGCCAAGCGCCTCGTCGAGCTCGGCCAGGACGTCGTGGTGCTGCTCGACTCGCTGACCCGCCTGTCCCGCGCGTACAACCTGGCGGCCCCGGCCTCCGGGCGCATCCTCTCCGGTGGTGTGGACGCCTCGGCGCTCTACCCGCCGAAGCGGTTCTTCGGCGCCGCGCGCAACATCGAGCACGGCGGCTCGCTCACGATCCTCGCCTCGGCGCTGGTCGAGACCGGGTCCAAGATGGACGAGGTCATCTTCGAGGAGTTCAAGGGCACCGGGAACATGGAGCTCCGGCTCTCCCGGTCGCTCGCGGACAAGCGGATCTTCCCGGCGGTGGACGTCAACGCGTCCGGCACCCGCCGCGAGGAGATCCTCATCGCCCCGGACGAGCTCAAGATCATCTGGAAGCTCCGCCGTGTCATGGGCGCGCTGGACCAGCAGCAGGCGATCGAGCTGCTGCTCGGCAAGCTCCGTGACACCAAGAGCAACGTCGAGTTCCTGCTCCAGGTCCAGAAGACCACCCCGGCGCAGAACGGCCACGGCCACCACGACGAGAGCCAGCAGCGCGCGATCGTCTGA
- the argS gene encoding arginine--tRNA ligase: protein MTPAELSESLRAALAGAVADGTFALDAADLPATVHVERPRQREHGDWATNVALQLAKKAGTNPRAFAEELARRLADAPGVAKVDVAGPGFLNITLDAAAAGELARSVVEAAGGYGRNASLAGEKINLEFVSANPTGPIHIGGVRWAAVGDSLARVLEASGAAVTREYYFNDHGAQIDRFARSLLARAKGEEAPEDGYGGQYISDIAETVIAQAVAAGDPDPRTLPDAEAQEAFRARGVDLMFGEIKQALHDFGVDFDVYFHEDSLHENGAVDRAVARLRELGHVFESDGATWLRTTEFGDDKDRVIVKSDGEAAYIAGDLAYYLDKRERGFDRAIMMLGADHHGYVGRMMAACAAFGDVPGVNLEILIGQMVNLVKDGQPVRMSKRAGTVVTLEDLVEAVGVDAARYSLARSSTDSSIDLDLDLLTRATNENPVYYVQYAHARTCSVGRNAADAGVRRDDGFDASLLDHATESVLLGKIAELPRIVAQAAELREPHRVARYLEELAGAYHKWYDQRRVLPFGDEEVSDVHRTRLWLNDATRQVLANGLALLGVSAPERM from the coding sequence GTGACCCCCGCTGAGCTCTCCGAGTCCCTGCGCGCCGCCCTCGCGGGCGCCGTCGCCGACGGGACCTTCGCCCTGGACGCCGCCGACCTGCCCGCCACCGTGCACGTGGAGCGACCCCGCCAGCGCGAGCACGGCGACTGGGCGACCAACGTCGCGCTGCAGCTGGCGAAGAAGGCCGGGACCAACCCGCGCGCCTTCGCCGAGGAGCTCGCGCGCCGGCTGGCGGACGCCCCGGGTGTCGCGAAGGTCGACGTGGCCGGGCCCGGCTTCCTCAACATCACGCTCGACGCCGCCGCGGCGGGCGAGCTCGCCCGCTCCGTGGTCGAGGCCGCGGGCGGGTACGGCCGCAACGCGTCGCTGGCCGGCGAGAAGATCAACCTGGAGTTCGTCTCCGCGAACCCCACCGGCCCGATCCACATCGGCGGCGTCCGCTGGGCCGCGGTCGGCGACAGCCTCGCGCGGGTGCTCGAGGCGTCCGGCGCGGCCGTGACCCGCGAGTACTACTTCAACGACCACGGCGCGCAGATCGACCGGTTCGCCCGCTCGCTGCTGGCCCGCGCGAAGGGCGAGGAGGCGCCGGAGGACGGCTACGGCGGCCAGTACATCTCCGACATCGCCGAGACCGTCATCGCCCAGGCCGTCGCGGCCGGCGACCCCGACCCGCGCACGCTGCCCGACGCCGAGGCGCAGGAGGCGTTCCGCGCGCGCGGCGTCGACCTCATGTTCGGCGAGATCAAGCAGGCGCTGCACGACTTCGGCGTCGACTTCGACGTGTACTTCCACGAGGACTCGCTGCACGAGAACGGCGCCGTCGACCGGGCCGTCGCGCGGCTGCGCGAGCTCGGCCACGTCTTCGAGTCCGACGGCGCGACCTGGCTGCGCACCACCGAGTTCGGCGACGACAAGGACCGCGTCATCGTCAAGTCCGACGGCGAGGCCGCGTACATCGCGGGCGACCTGGCGTACTACCTCGACAAGCGCGAGCGTGGCTTCGACCGGGCGATCATGATGCTCGGCGCCGACCACCACGGCTACGTCGGGCGGATGATGGCGGCGTGCGCCGCGTTCGGCGACGTCCCGGGGGTGAACCTCGAGATCCTCATCGGGCAGATGGTCAACCTGGTCAAGGACGGCCAGCCGGTCCGGATGAGCAAGCGCGCCGGCACGGTCGTCACGCTCGAGGACCTGGTCGAGGCCGTGGGCGTGGACGCCGCGCGGTACTCGCTGGCGCGCTCGTCGACCGACTCGTCGATCGACCTCGACCTCGACCTGCTCACCCGGGCCACCAACGAGAACCCCGTCTACTACGTGCAGTACGCCCACGCCCGCACCTGCTCGGTCGGCCGGAACGCCGCCGACGCCGGCGTGCGCCGGGACGACGGGTTCGACGCGTCGCTGCTCGACCACGCGACCGAGTCCGTGCTGCTGGGCAAGATCGCCGAGCTGCCGCGGATCGTCGCCCAGGCGGCCGAGCTGCGCGAGCCGCACCGCGTCGCCCGGTACCTGGAGGAGCTCGCCGGGGCGTACCACAAGTGGTACGACCAGCGCCGGGTCCTGCCGTTCGGCGACGAGGAGGTGTCCGACGTGCACCGCACCCGCCTGTGGCTCAACGACGCGACCCGCCAGGTGCTCGCGAACGGCCTGGCCCTGCTCGGCGTGAGCGCCCCGGAGCGCATGTGA
- a CDS encoding DUF86 domain-containing protein produces the protein MKRTTADLADDALEHLALIRRYVDEYGLDEEVALDAVALHLSSALDCIGKMPDADRDDACDNAWPQIRSLRNRIAHGYLWIEADVVRDVVRRHLAGMERRLVALVARPETDT, from the coding sequence GTGAAGCGGACGACAGCCGACCTGGCGGACGACGCCCTCGAGCACCTCGCCCTCATCCGGCGCTACGTCGACGAGTACGGGCTCGACGAGGAGGTGGCGCTCGACGCCGTCGCGCTCCACCTGTCCAGCGCGCTCGACTGCATCGGCAAGATGCCCGACGCAGATCGCGACGACGCGTGCGACAACGCGTGGCCGCAGATCCGGTCCCTGCGGAACCGGATCGCGCACGGGTACCTCTGGATCGAGGCCGACGTGGTGCGGGACGTCGTCCGCCGGCACCTCGCCGGCATGGAGCGGCGGCTCGTCGCGCTCGTGGCTCGACCGGAGACCGACACCTGA
- the thrB gene encoding homoserine kinase, with translation MRLGADRARVRVPATSANLGPGFDALGLALALHDEVEVRALGSGDVLVDVVGEGADEVPSGDDHLVVRALRHALDHVGAPQTGLHLTCRNRIPHGRGLGSSAGAVVAGLLAARALVAEPESLDDDVVLRLATELEGHPDNAAPALLGGATVAWSEGADAVRAARLAVHPDVAPVAVVPSSRLSTSHARGVLPAQVPHGDAAFQAGRAALLVEALGRRPDLLLPATEDRLHQGYRRPVMAESLALVDALRARGVAAVVSGAGPTVLVLARAAGEAGGDGARPTDADDALQQVFGGVMGGWRIVPLAIDTAGAEARRLP, from the coding sequence GTGCGACTGGGTGCCGACCGGGCGCGGGTGCGCGTCCCGGCGACGAGCGCGAACCTCGGACCGGGGTTCGACGCGCTGGGCCTCGCGCTCGCGCTGCACGACGAGGTCGAGGTGCGCGCGCTCGGCTCGGGCGACGTGCTCGTGGACGTGGTGGGGGAGGGCGCCGACGAGGTGCCGTCCGGCGACGACCACCTCGTCGTCCGCGCGCTGCGGCACGCGCTCGACCACGTCGGCGCGCCGCAGACCGGCCTGCACCTGACGTGCCGCAACCGGATCCCCCACGGCCGCGGCCTCGGGTCGTCGGCCGGCGCCGTGGTCGCGGGCCTGCTCGCCGCGCGGGCGCTCGTCGCGGAGCCCGAGTCGCTGGACGACGACGTCGTGCTGCGGCTGGCCACGGAGCTCGAGGGGCACCCCGACAACGCGGCGCCGGCGCTCCTCGGCGGCGCGACCGTGGCCTGGTCCGAGGGCGCCGACGCGGTGCGCGCGGCCCGGCTCGCGGTGCACCCGGACGTCGCGCCGGTCGCGGTGGTGCCGTCGAGCCGGCTGTCGACGTCGCACGCCCGCGGCGTGCTGCCCGCGCAGGTGCCGCACGGCGACGCGGCGTTCCAGGCGGGCCGCGCCGCGCTGCTGGTCGAGGCGCTGGGCCGCCGCCCCGACCTGCTGCTGCCCGCGACCGAGGACCGGCTGCACCAGGGCTACCGTCGCCCGGTGATGGCCGAGAGCCTCGCGCTCGTCGACGCGCTGCGCGCCCGGGGCGTCGCGGCGGTCGTGTCGGGCGCGGGTCCGACGGTGCTCGTGCTCGCGCGCGCGGCGGGCGAGGCGGGCGGCGACGGGGCCCGGCCGACCGACGCGGACGACGCGTTGCAGCAGGTGTTCGGCGGGGTGATGGGCGGCTGGCGCATCGTCCCGCTCGCGATCGACACCGCGGGCGCGGAGGCCCGGAGACTGCCCTGA
- a CDS encoding nucleotidyltransferase family protein, whose protein sequence is MVDGDQDGTTAVEAAFGAYLGEAAARADRLRAEAARGLVLAVRQAADRGWSQRRIAAALGRSQPEVARLLRRVDAVPPAVDVAPARREVVVDGAPGDRHGAAPPGERADGPPETVLNRVLGRQRDAIVAAAGRHGMSNVRVFGSVARGEDGPESDVDLLVDLEPGVSLFDLARLEVELTDLLGRPVDLVPARMLKPRVARTVEAIAL, encoded by the coding sequence ATGGTCGACGGGGACCAGGACGGGACGACGGCGGTCGAGGCGGCGTTCGGTGCGTACCTCGGCGAGGCCGCGGCGCGAGCCGACCGGCTGCGGGCCGAGGCGGCGCGCGGGCTCGTGCTCGCGGTCCGGCAGGCGGCGGACCGCGGGTGGAGCCAGCGGCGGATCGCGGCGGCGCTCGGGCGGAGCCAGCCGGAGGTGGCACGGCTGCTGCGGCGCGTGGACGCGGTGCCGCCGGCGGTGGACGTCGCGCCGGCGAGGCGCGAGGTGGTGGTCGACGGGGCGCCGGGGGACCGGCACGGCGCGGCGCCGCCGGGGGAGCGCGCGGACGGACCGCCCGAGACCGTGCTGAACCGGGTGCTGGGCAGGCAGCGGGACGCGATCGTCGCGGCCGCGGGCAGGCACGGGATGTCGAACGTCCGGGTCTTCGGGTCGGTCGCGCGCGGCGAGGACGGCCCGGAGTCGGACGTGGACCTTCTGGTCGACCTGGAACCGGGGGTCAGCCTGTTCGACCTCGCGCGTCTCGAGGTCGAGCTGACCGACCTCCTGGGGCGACCCGTCGACCTGGTCCCCGCGCGGATGCTCAAGCCGCGGGTCGCGCGGACGGTGGAGGCGATCGCACTGTGA
- a CDS encoding homoserine dehydrogenase, giving the protein MRVALLGCGVVGTEVVRLLTTQAPDLAARVGAPLELVGVAVRDVEAPRDPVVDRALLTADAEGLVAKADVVVEVVGGIEPARGLLLRAIEHGAAVVTANKALLAEDGPTLYQAADAAGVDLYFEAAVAGAIPLVRPVRESLTGDRVHRVLGIVNGTTNYVLDRMATEGLDLADAVAEAQALGYAEADPTADVEGFDAAAKAAILASLAFHTRVSIDDVDRQGIMQVTADDVAWAARTGHVIKLLAIADRRATEDGAEGVQVRVHPALVPLSHPLAGVRGAFNAVFVEAEAAGELMFYGRGAGGAPTASAVLGDVVSAARHRVHGGRGPAESWYAALPVLPAESARTRYQVRLDVDDRPGVLAHVSAVLAEHGVSIEAVRQSPADVAPADSAAVGDDAPGVARLVITTHEAPEAALAATVAAIRDLASVREVVSVLRVEGA; this is encoded by the coding sequence GTGCGCGTCGCGCTGCTCGGCTGCGGGGTCGTCGGCACGGAGGTCGTCCGGCTGCTCACGACGCAGGCGCCGGACCTCGCCGCGCGGGTCGGGGCGCCGCTGGAGCTCGTCGGGGTGGCCGTGCGCGACGTCGAGGCGCCGCGCGACCCGGTCGTCGACCGCGCGCTGCTCACCGCGGACGCCGAGGGCCTGGTCGCGAAGGCGGACGTCGTGGTCGAGGTCGTCGGCGGCATCGAGCCGGCCCGCGGGCTGCTGCTCCGCGCGATCGAGCACGGCGCGGCGGTCGTCACGGCGAACAAGGCGCTGCTCGCCGAGGACGGCCCGACGCTCTACCAGGCCGCCGACGCCGCAGGCGTGGACCTGTACTTCGAGGCCGCCGTCGCCGGCGCGATCCCGCTGGTCCGCCCGGTGCGCGAGTCGCTCACCGGCGACCGGGTGCACCGCGTGCTCGGCATCGTCAACGGCACGACCAACTACGTGCTGGACCGCATGGCGACCGAGGGCCTCGACCTGGCGGACGCCGTGGCGGAGGCGCAGGCGCTGGGCTACGCCGAGGCCGACCCGACCGCCGACGTCGAGGGCTTCGACGCCGCCGCGAAGGCCGCGATCCTCGCGTCGCTCGCGTTCCACACCCGGGTGTCGATCGACGACGTCGACCGCCAGGGCATCATGCAGGTCACGGCGGACGACGTGGCCTGGGCCGCGCGCACCGGGCACGTCATCAAGCTGCTGGCGATCGCGGACCGCCGCGCGACCGAGGACGGCGCGGAGGGCGTCCAGGTCCGGGTGCACCCGGCGCTGGTGCCGCTCAGCCACCCGCTCGCGGGCGTGCGCGGGGCCTTCAACGCGGTGTTCGTCGAGGCGGAGGCCGCCGGCGAGCTCATGTTCTACGGCCGCGGCGCGGGCGGGGCCCCGACGGCGAGCGCCGTGCTCGGCGACGTCGTGTCGGCCGCCCGGCACCGGGTGCACGGCGGGCGCGGCCCCGCCGAGTCCTGGTACGCGGCGCTGCCGGTGCTGCCCGCGGAGTCGGCGCGCACGCGCTACCAGGTCCGGCTCGACGTCGACGACCGGCCGGGCGTGCTCGCGCACGTGTCCGCGGTGCTCGCCGAGCACGGGGTGTCGATCGAGGCCGTCCGGCAGTCGCCCGCCGACGTCGCCCCCGCGGACTCCGCCGCCGTCGGCGACGACGCGCCCGGCGTCGCCCGCCTGGTCATCACCACGCACGAGGCGCCGGAGGCCGCGCTGGCCGCCACCGTCGCCGCGATCCGCGACCTCGCCTCCGTGCGCGAGGTCGTGTCCGTCCTGCGAGTCGAGGGAGCCTGA
- the thrC gene encoding threonine synthase produces MAHQWRGVIREYADRLPAHVQQRVVTLGEGGTPLVEAPALSRLTGAEVFVKVEGMNPTGSFKDRGMTTAMSAAAGRGAKAVVCASTGNTSASAAAYATAAGMVCAVLVPDGKIAMGKLSQAVAHGATLLQVDGNFDDCLIAARKLAEAYPVELVNSVNPDRIEGQKTGAFEIVDALGDAPDIHALPVGNAGNITAYWKGFREYAGLDAGADLDPVATHTPAMWGFQAAGAAPIVHGYPITEPETIATAIRIGNPASWTQAEAARDLSGGLIEAVTDDEILHAHRVLSSQVGVFVEPASAAGVAGILRLAQEGRVPPGARIVVTVTGHGLKDPQWALRTADGTEVETTRVRPDVVEIATALGLG; encoded by the coding sequence ATGGCACACCAGTGGCGCGGCGTGATCCGCGAGTACGCCGACCGGCTGCCGGCGCACGTCCAGCAGCGCGTCGTCACGCTCGGCGAGGGCGGCACGCCGCTCGTCGAGGCCCCCGCGCTGTCGCGGCTCACCGGGGCCGAGGTGTTCGTCAAGGTCGAGGGCATGAACCCGACCGGCTCGTTCAAGGACCGCGGGATGACGACCGCGATGTCCGCCGCCGCGGGCCGCGGCGCCAAGGCCGTCGTGTGCGCGTCGACCGGCAACACCTCGGCGTCGGCCGCCGCGTACGCCACCGCCGCCGGCATGGTGTGCGCGGTCCTGGTGCCGGACGGCAAGATCGCGATGGGCAAGCTCAGCCAGGCGGTCGCGCACGGCGCGACGCTGCTGCAGGTGGACGGCAACTTCGACGACTGCCTCATCGCCGCGCGCAAGCTCGCCGAGGCGTACCCCGTCGAGCTGGTGAACTCGGTGAACCCGGACCGCATCGAGGGCCAGAAGACCGGTGCGTTCGAGATCGTCGACGCCCTCGGCGACGCCCCGGACATCCACGCGCTGCCCGTCGGCAACGCCGGCAACATCACCGCGTACTGGAAGGGCTTCCGCGAGTACGCCGGCCTCGACGCCGGGGCGGACCTCGACCCGGTCGCCACGCACACGCCGGCGATGTGGGGCTTCCAGGCCGCCGGCGCCGCGCCGATCGTGCACGGCTACCCGATCACCGAGCCCGAGACGATCGCGACCGCGATCCGGATCGGCAACCCGGCCTCCTGGACGCAGGCCGAGGCGGCGCGCGACCTGTCCGGCGGGCTGATCGAAGCCGTGACGGACGACGAGATCCTGCACGCGCACCGGGTGCTGTCCTCGCAGGTCGGCGTGTTCGTCGAGCCGGCGTCGGCCGCGGGTGTCGCGGGCATCCTGCGTCTCGCCCAGGAGGGCCGCGTGCCCCCCGGGGCGCGCATCGTCGTGACCGTCACCGGCCACGGCCTCAAGGACCCGCAGTGGGCGCTGCGCACCGCGGACGGCACGGAGGTCGAGACCACCCGGGTGCGGCCCGACGTGGTGGAGATCGCCACCGCGCTCGGCCTCGGCTGA
- a CDS encoding glycosyltransferase family 4 protein, with protein MGTVLRIGLVIDDGLDKPDGVQQIVLTLGRRLAELGHEVHYVTSTTERTDLPNLHVLGRTVSVRFNGNRLRSPLPARRADVRRLLADVPFDVLHVTMPYSPLLAGRVVSAASPRTAVVGQFVIYPQDRLTRWGIRALGLAERRRLRRFDAITALSEAARESVREAYGRDVPIIGGPVELGGAAAGGDAAAGGDAATAGAGAGSAADAPSGADDRPVRIVFLGRLVERKGPRELLAAVAAMPATRPWTLTLAGRGPLLDELRDRARGAGIADRVDFPGFVAEEDKAALLAGADVVALPSTGGESFGMSVVEALADAGGVVLAGDNPGYRTPMAGLEDQLVDPRDTAAFARTLARWVDDPAARAAARAPQRAGAQRFEAGEITAQTLAWYEQAIATRRANARAPR; from the coding sequence ATGGGGACCGTGCTCCGCATCGGCCTGGTGATCGACGACGGCCTCGACAAGCCGGACGGGGTGCAGCAGATCGTGCTGACGCTCGGCCGCCGGCTCGCCGAGCTCGGCCACGAGGTGCACTACGTCACCTCCACCACCGAGCGCACCGACCTGCCCAACCTGCACGTGCTCGGACGCACCGTGTCCGTGCGGTTCAACGGCAACCGGCTGCGCAGCCCGCTGCCCGCGCGGCGCGCCGACGTCCGCCGGCTGCTCGCCGACGTCCCGTTCGACGTCCTGCACGTGACCATGCCGTACAGCCCGCTGCTCGCCGGGCGCGTCGTGTCGGCGGCGTCGCCGCGCACCGCCGTCGTCGGGCAGTTCGTCATCTACCCGCAGGACCGGCTGACCCGGTGGGGCATCCGGGCGCTCGGGCTCGCGGAGCGCCGGCGGCTGCGGCGGTTCGACGCGATCACCGCGCTGTCCGAGGCCGCGCGGGAGTCCGTGCGGGAGGCGTACGGGCGGGACGTGCCGATCATCGGGGGGCCGGTGGAGCTGGGCGGCGCGGCGGCGGGCGGCGACGCGGCGGCGGGCGGCGACGCGGCCACGGCCGGCGCGGGAGCAGGATCCGCGGCGGACGCCCCGTCCGGCGCCGACGACCGCCCCGTCCGCATCGTGTTCCTCGGCCGGCTGGTCGAGCGCAAGGGCCCGCGCGAGCTGCTCGCCGCCGTCGCCGCCATGCCCGCCACCCGCCCGTGGACGCTCACGCTCGCCGGCCGCGGCCCGCTGCTCGACGAGCTGCGCGACCGTGCCCGCGGCGCCGGCATCGCCGACCGGGTCGACTTCCCGGGCTTCGTCGCCGAGGAGGACAAGGCGGCCCTGCTCGCCGGTGCCGACGTCGTCGCCCTGCCGTCGACCGGCGGCGAGAGCTTCGGCATGTCCGTCGTCGAGGCGCTCGCGGACGCGGGCGGCGTGGTCCTCGCCGGCGACAACCCCGGCTACCGCACGCCGATGGCGGGCCTGGAGGACCAGCTCGTGGACCCGCGCGACACCGCGGCGTTCGCGCGCACGCTGGCCCGCTGGGTCGACGACCCCGCCGCGAGAGCGGCCGCACGCGCCCCGCAGCGCGCGGGTGCGCAGCGGTTCGAGGCGGGCGAGATCACGGCGCAGACCCTGGCCTGGTACGAGCAGGCGATCGCGACCCGCCGCGCGAACGCCCGCGCCCCGCGCTGA
- the lysA gene encoding diaminopimelate decarboxylase, translating into MTAGPTAAPAPLGLPWPASAGRGADGAVRVAGVDLRDLAAEQGTPAYVLDEADFRARARALRTAFEAAFAEVGAGVDVYYAGKAFLSVAVARWAHEEGLRVDTSTGGELAVALRAGVPGADLGLHGNNKSDAEIARALDAGVGRIIVDSLGEVERVAAAVRARGTGAEPAPVMVRVTTGVHAGGHEYISTAHEDQKFGLSVATPAGGGDSPALTALQLVLRHPELRLLGIHSHIGSQILDPAGFAVAAQSVLGLRADLAARTGYLVPEVDLGGGFGIAYLPGEVPLDVDRIAKEIAAAVDATCAALGTPLPRLSFEPGRAIVGPTTLTLYTVGTVKPVSLDDGRSRLYVSVDGGMSDNIRPALYGAHYHAAIVSRGGAAETVLARVVGKHCESGDIVVHEVQLPADVAAGDLLAVAATGAYGRSMASNYNHVPRPPVVAVHDGAARVLVRRETEDDLLALDLG; encoded by the coding sequence GTGACGGCCGGCCCGACCGCCGCGCCGGCCCCGCTCGGCCTGCCCTGGCCCGCCTCCGCGGGCCGCGGCGCCGACGGGGCCGTGCGCGTCGCCGGGGTGGACCTCCGCGACCTCGCGGCGGAGCAGGGCACGCCCGCGTACGTGCTGGACGAGGCCGACTTCCGGGCGCGGGCACGGGCCCTGCGGACCGCGTTCGAGGCCGCGTTCGCCGAGGTCGGCGCCGGCGTCGACGTCTACTACGCGGGCAAGGCGTTCCTGTCGGTGGCCGTCGCGCGCTGGGCGCACGAGGAGGGCCTGCGGGTCGACACCTCCACCGGCGGCGAGCTCGCCGTCGCGCTGCGCGCCGGGGTGCCGGGCGCGGACCTCGGCCTGCACGGCAACAACAAGTCCGACGCCGAGATCGCCCGGGCGCTCGACGCGGGGGTGGGGCGGATCATCGTCGACTCCCTCGGCGAGGTCGAGCGCGTCGCCGCGGCCGTCCGCGCGCGGGGCACGGGCGCCGAGCCGGCGCCCGTGATGGTGCGGGTCACCACCGGGGTGCACGCGGGCGGGCACGAGTACATCTCCACCGCGCACGAGGACCAGAAGTTCGGCCTGTCGGTCGCCACGCCCGCCGGTGGCGGCGACAGCCCGGCGCTCACCGCGCTGCAGCTCGTGCTGCGGCACCCCGAGCTGCGGCTGCTCGGCATCCACTCGCACATCGGCTCGCAGATCCTCGACCCCGCGGGGTTCGCGGTCGCGGCGCAGTCGGTGCTCGGGCTGCGCGCCGACCTGGCCGCGCGCACCGGGTACCTGGTGCCGGAGGTCGACCTCGGCGGCGGGTTCGGCATCGCCTACCTGCCCGGCGAGGTGCCGCTCGACGTCGACCGGATCGCGAAGGAGATCGCCGCGGCGGTCGACGCGACCTGCGCGGCGCTCGGCACGCCGCTGCCGCGGCTGTCGTTCGAGCCGGGGCGCGCGATCGTCGGCCCCACCACGCTCACCCTGTACACCGTCGGCACCGTGAAGCCCGTCTCGCTCGACGACGGCCGGTCCCGGCTGTACGTCTCCGTCGACGGCGGGATGAGCGACAACATCCGCCCCGCGCTGTACGGCGCGCACTACCACGCGGCGATCGTGTCCCGGGGGGGCGCCGCCGAGACCGTGCTCGCGCGGGTGGTCGGCAAGCACTGCGAGAGCGGCGACATCGTCGTGCACGAGGTGCAGCTGCCCGCCGACGTGGCGGCGGGCGACCTGCTCGCGGTCGCGGCGACCGGGGCGTACGGCCGGTCGATGGCGTCGAACTACAACCACGTGCCGCGGCCGCCGGTGGTCGCCGTGCACGACGGGGCGGCCCGGGTGCTGGTGCGGCGCGAGACCGAGGACGACCTGCTGGCGCTCGACCTGGGCTGA